Part of the Nostoc sp. ATCC 53789 genome, GTTCTTTAGGAAAATTAACAAAAAACTGCCGCATCATAAAGATAAAAGTGGCATTCACCATGCTAGGCACAATCATGCCTTGATAAGAATTCAGCCAGCCGATCGCTTTTAAAATCAAAAATGTCGGAATTAGGGTGATTTGCGCTGGTACTGCCAGCACAGCCAAGATTAGAAAGAACCAAAAGCGCTTACCCACAAAACGCAGTCTTGCCAAGGCATAACCAGCCATTGAATTTAACAACAAGTTTAAAAACGTAACGCTGACGGCAATTACCACACTGTTGAACAACCAGCGCCAAAATAACGGTTCTTGAAGAAATATTTGCTTGTAGTTGTCAAGAGTAAAATTCTTGGGGAGAAAGTTGGGTTCACCACCCACAATCTCTGTTAGCGGCTTAAATGATGCTGAAAGGGCCCAGAGAAAGGGAATTAGGGTAACGATCGCATAGAGTGTCAGCAAGACGTATAGCAAGACTTTTAAGCCAGAGATTTTAGTCAAATCCGTTCGCCTCCAAAAAGTCGCCGTTGAATCAAAGTGATGGCAACGATCGCTGCTGCTAACAAAAATGCGATCGCAGCTGCATATCCCATTTGTAAATTGCGAAACACAGCTTGGTAAATTAGCAGCACCACAGTTAAGGTAGCGTTATTTGGGCCGCCAGTACCCCCAGAAAAGATGTAAGACTGGTCAAAAAGTTGAAAAGTCCCAATCACCCCCACTGCTACCACAAAGAAGGTTACAGGCTTAAGCAAGGGAAGGGTAACGTGGATAAATTGCTGCCACCCATTTGCGCCATCGAGTTCCGCCGCCTCATAAAGTGTTTGGGGTATATCTTGCAAGGCCGCCAGATAAATCACCATGAAAAACGGCGCAGTTGACCAAATGTTCATGATCATAATGCCTTTGAGCGCAACATCTGGATCGCCCAACCAGTTATAAGTAGGTAGCCCTACAAAAGCGAGAAAATCGTTTAGTAGCCCATCGGTGTTATAAATCCACATAAAGATCAGCGTCAGCACTGCTGAAGATGTGACTGTGGGCAAAAAATAGAGGATGCGCCACCAGTTTTTACCGCGAATCCCAGAATTCAGAGTTACCGCCAGAATTAAAGCTAAGACTGTTTGAGTTGGCACAACAATAGCTACGTATTGTGCTGTGTTTCTTAAAGCAATCCAAACCCTTTCATCTTCAGCTAATCGTGTGAAGTTCCGAAAACCGATGAACTCGTACTCAATACCGCCGAGAAGTCGGACTTTTTGCAAGGAAAGAAAAACGGCGTAGAGAATGGGTAAGACTACAAAAGTCCCCAAAACTAGAATGGTGGGCATCATGAACATATACCCAGCCAAGTTTTCTGTGATATTCCACCTGGGGTTACTCCGCCGCCTGTTGATTGCAAACACTACAGTACCTCCGTTTAATCCAGCACTACCCGGATTTCTCACGAAGGGGAGTGTGGGGAGTGTGCGAGGTCAGATTTCTTCCCCATCCTCCCACACCTCCCACACCTCCCACACTCCTTGATTTCTCACTTGTGAGAAATCAAGGACTAACCCGGCTGTAGAGATGGGTTATGCATAATTATTGATCCTACTCCTGTAATTAAATTAAGTTTCTATTTTTGGAAAGCCTAGACGCAAAACGACGATTTACGAGATATCAGTTGTATGAGTTAGCTGCTTATGT contains:
- a CDS encoding carbohydrate ABC transporter permease; translation: MTKISGLKVLLYVLLTLYAIVTLIPFLWALSASFKPLTEIVGGEPNFLPKNFTLDNYKQIFLQEPLFWRWLFNSVVIAVSVTFLNLLLNSMAGYALARLRFVGKRFWFFLILAVLAVPAQITLIPTFLILKAIGWLNSYQGMIVPSMVNATFIFMMRQFFVNFPKELEEAAQLDGLNTFGIFRHIVLPLAKPALAAQAVFVFMGSWNNFLLPIVILFDPEMFTLPLGLNTFKGQYISYWNYIMAASMVFTLPALGIYAFFNRYFIQSVTFTGGKG
- a CDS encoding sugar ABC transporter permease, encoding MFAINRRRSNPRWNITENLAGYMFMMPTILVLGTFVVLPILYAVFLSLQKVRLLGGIEYEFIGFRNFTRLAEDERVWIALRNTAQYVAIVVPTQTVLALILAVTLNSGIRGKNWWRILYFLPTVTSSAVLTLIFMWIYNTDGLLNDFLAFVGLPTYNWLGDPDVALKGIMIMNIWSTAPFFMVIYLAALQDIPQTLYEAAELDGANGWQQFIHVTLPLLKPVTFFVVAVGVIGTFQLFDQSYIFSGGTGGPNNATLTVVLLIYQAVFRNLQMGYAAAIAFLLAAAIVAITLIQRRLFGGERI